From a single Anaerolineales bacterium genomic region:
- a CDS encoding transketolase C-terminal domain-containing protein, with protein sequence MPKKKGTIALPLEKDEIINDYRLAYQSRQASLIGRREVLSGKAKFGIFGDGKEIAQLAIARAFQKGDWRSGYYRDQTWMFMLGVMSIQEFFAQLYAHGDVIYDPASAGRQMNAHFASRNLYPNGAWRPQTQMYNTASDISPTGAQMPRAVGLAYASVIYRKVKELHDQKDFSNNGDEIAFATIGNASTAEGLFWESVNAIGVLHAPAVVTIYDDGYGISVPNQFQMVKENIGALLKGFERDPNAPPDKVQNGYDHYTVRAWDYPALVETYLSAAEIAREYHIPALVHVIDVTQPQGHSTSGSHERYKSAERLKWEEEFDGIKKMRTWMIENRVISAPELDSLEKTDYEAVEGFRKAAWDAYLSPITDERNQLMDMLDEIAGSSSHASELNMIRDRLANLPSYTRRDIHSAAHEALRLLRDEAHPSKQVLVAWKQDYDKINTERYGSHLYSGTAMKVEEVKPVYGEKSPTMFGFEVINAAFDAALTREPRLIAFGEDVGKLGDVNQGFKGMQEKYGEYRVTDTGIREATILGQAIGMAMRGLRPIAEIQYLDYVLYALQIMSDDLASLHWRTAGGQKAPVIVRTRGHRLEGIWHAGSPMAGILNLVRGMYVLVPRDMTRAAGFYNTLLKSDEPAIVVEVLNGYRVKERLPENIGEIALPLGVPETLREGKDVTIVTYGACCRIVMDAADKLSKVGIDVEVIDVQSLMPFDIHGKIVESLKKTNRILFVDEDVPGGATAYMMQEVIEKQGGYFHLDSPARTLSAKSHRPAYGSDGDYWSKPNSETIFDTVYEMMHEVDPTAYPLFS encoded by the coding sequence ATGCCCAAAAAGAAGGGTACGATTGCACTTCCCCTTGAAAAAGATGAGATCATAAACGATTACCGCCTTGCGTATCAAAGCAGGCAGGCTTCGCTGATAGGGCGGAGGGAAGTATTAAGCGGCAAGGCAAAGTTTGGAATTTTCGGCGACGGAAAAGAGATCGCCCAGTTAGCCATAGCCAGAGCCTTTCAAAAAGGCGACTGGCGCTCAGGATATTATCGTGACCAGACCTGGATGTTCATGCTTGGCGTGATGAGCATCCAGGAATTTTTTGCGCAGTTGTACGCGCACGGCGATGTGATCTATGATCCCGCCAGCGCGGGTCGGCAGATGAACGCGCACTTCGCTTCGCGCAATTTGTATCCCAATGGGGCATGGCGTCCACAAACGCAGATGTACAACACCGCATCGGACATCTCCCCGACGGGCGCGCAAATGCCGCGCGCGGTGGGCTTGGCGTACGCATCGGTCATTTACCGCAAGGTCAAGGAATTGCACGACCAGAAGGATTTCTCCAATAACGGGGATGAGATCGCGTTCGCCACCATCGGCAACGCATCCACTGCCGAAGGGCTGTTCTGGGAATCGGTCAATGCCATCGGTGTACTTCACGCGCCCGCCGTCGTCACGATCTACGATGACGGTTACGGCATCTCGGTCCCCAATCAATTTCAAATGGTCAAGGAGAACATCGGCGCATTACTCAAGGGGTTCGAGCGCGATCCCAACGCCCCGCCCGACAAAGTCCAGAACGGATACGACCATTACACCGTCCGCGCATGGGATTACCCCGCACTCGTCGAAACTTATCTCAGCGCCGCCGAGATCGCGCGCGAATATCACATCCCCGCGCTTGTCCACGTCATTGACGTGACCCAGCCGCAGGGACATAGCACCAGCGGTTCACACGAGCGATACAAATCCGCGGAACGACTCAAGTGGGAAGAGGAATTCGACGGCATCAAAAAGATGCGCACTTGGATGATCGAGAACCGCGTCATCTCCGCGCCCGAACTTGATTCTCTCGAAAAAACAGACTACGAAGCTGTAGAGGGATTCCGCAAAGCCGCATGGGATGCCTATCTCTCCCCCATCACGGATGAGCGCAATCAACTCATGGACATGCTGGACGAGATCGCAGGTTCATCGAGTCATGCCTCAGAGTTGAATATGATTCGGGATCGGCTGGCAAATCTCCCGTCGTATACGAGGCGTGACATCCACAGCGCGGCTCATGAAGCATTGCGTCTGCTGCGGGATGAAGCTCATCCCAGCAAGCAGGTCCTGGTCGCATGGAAACAGGATTACGACAAGATCAACACGGAGCGGTACGGCTCGCATTTGTATTCCGGCACGGCGATGAAAGTGGAGGAAGTAAAACCCGTGTACGGCGAGAAGTCGCCGACCATGTTCGGGTTCGAGGTCATCAACGCCGCATTCGATGCCGCGCTGACGCGTGAACCGCGTTTGATCGCATTCGGCGAAGATGTAGGCAAACTCGGTGACGTGAATCAGGGCTTCAAGGGGATGCAGGAAAAATATGGCGAGTACCGCGTGACGGATACGGGCATCCGCGAGGCGACGATTCTCGGTCAAGCCATCGGCATGGCAATGCGCGGACTACGCCCAATTGCAGAAATCCAATATCTTGACTATGTTTTGTACGCCTTGCAGATCATGTCCGATGATCTGGCGTCGCTCCACTGGCGCACCGCTGGCGGACAAAAAGCGCCCGTCATCGTGCGCACACGCGGTCATCGGCTCGAAGGCATTTGGCACGCTGGCTCGCCGATGGCTGGTATTTTGAATCTTGTGCGCGGGATGTATGTGTTAGTTCCGCGTGACATGACCCGCGCCGCTGGCTTTTACAATACGCTCTTGAAATCAGATGAACCTGCGATTGTGGTGGAAGTGTTGAACGGCTACCGCGTGAAGGAACGCCTGCCAGAAAATATTGGAGAGATCGCTCTTCCGCTCGGTGTACCTGAAACTCTACGCGAAGGCAAGGATGTGACCATCGTCACCTACGGCGCGTGCTGTCGCATTGTGATGGATGCCGCCGATAAGTTGAGCAAAGTCGGCATAGACGTGGAAGTCATCGACGTGCAATCGCTGATGCCGTTCGATATTCATGGGAAAATTGTCGAGTCGCTCAAGAAGACCAACCGCATTTTATTCGTGGATGAAGATGTCCCCGGCGGCGCGACGGCGTACATGATGCAGGAAGTCATCGAAAAACAAGGCGGCTATTTCCATTTGGATTCACCCGCGCGGACGTTATCCGCCAAATCCCACCGCCCCGCGTACGGCAGCGACGGCGATTATTGGTCCAAGCCGAATTCTGAAACGATTTTCGACACGGTGTATGAAATGATGCATGAGGTTGACCCAACAGCTTATCCGCTGTTTAGTTGA
- a CDS encoding calcium/sodium antiporter: MSILTVATFVAGLVILILGAEWLVRGASRIAAWAGISPLVIGLTVVAFGTSAPELAINVQSTLAGEPDIAIGNVVGSNIANILLILGLSAAIAAPLMVQQQVVRQDVPIMIGASIVTYFFARDGLISTLEGFILFFALLFYVWFLVRQSRKESREVEQEYEQEYARHEVKSLRNWLINIGLVVVGLILLVIGAQWMVDSAVMVAVWLGVSELVIGLTVVAVGTSLPELATSVTAAIKGERDIAVGNVVGSNIFNLMSVLGLSAIIVPVGIPVSNAAINFDIPVMIAISLASLPVFFTAGKIFRLEGIGFVAYYIAYTAYLVLNATNHASLPMFSNVMLWFAIPITALTLLISLWYEFFVRRKQNNTASS; the protein is encoded by the coding sequence ATGTCAATTTTGACTGTGGCAACTTTTGTAGCAGGTCTTGTAATCCTCATTTTGGGGGCAGAGTGGCTGGTGCGCGGCGCTTCGCGCATTGCCGCGTGGGCGGGAATTTCGCCGCTTGTGATCGGTTTGACCGTCGTGGCATTTGGAACCAGCGCTCCCGAACTGGCAATCAACGTCCAGTCCACACTGGCAGGGGAGCCCGATATCGCAATAGGCAATGTGGTCGGCAGCAATATTGCCAATATCTTGCTTATCCTGGGTCTTTCCGCTGCGATTGCCGCACCGCTGATGGTGCAACAGCAGGTGGTACGGCAGGACGTGCCCATCATGATCGGCGCGTCCATCGTCACCTATTTTTTTGCGCGCGACGGTTTGATCAGCACTCTTGAAGGCTTCATTCTGTTCTTCGCCCTGCTATTCTACGTCTGGTTCCTCGTCCGGCAGAGTCGCAAAGAAAGCCGTGAAGTGGAACAGGAGTACGAACAGGAATATGCGCGGCATGAGGTCAAAAGCCTGCGAAACTGGCTTATCAACATCGGGCTGGTCGTGGTGGGTTTGATCCTGCTGGTGATTGGTGCGCAATGGATGGTGGACAGCGCCGTGATGGTTGCCGTTTGGCTGGGTGTCAGTGAACTGGTCATCGGCTTGACTGTCGTGGCAGTCGGCACATCCCTGCCGGAACTAGCTACGTCGGTCACTGCCGCGATCAAGGGCGAGCGCGATATCGCCGTTGGCAATGTGGTTGGCAGCAACATCTTCAATCTGATGTCCGTTCTGGGATTGAGCGCGATCATTGTTCCGGTCGGCATTCCTGTCTCCAACGCCGCGATCAACTTCGACATCCCGGTCATGATCGCCATCTCGCTGGCGTCCCTGCCCGTCTTTTTCACTGCCGGAAAGATCTTCCGTCTGGAGGGGATCGGGTTTGTCGCATATTACATCGCCTATACCGCCTATCTTGTGCTGAATGCAACCAATCACGCATCCCTGCCAATGTTCAGCAACGTCATGCTTTGGTTCGCCATACCGATCACGGCGCTGACCTTGTTGATTTCACTTTGGTACGAGTTTTTCGTGCGTCGAAAGCAAAATAACACCGCATCCTCATGA
- a CDS encoding dihydrolipoamide acetyltransferase family protein: MATKVLVPRLGEGVDEVTVTKWLKQEGDSINELEPLLEVNTDKVDTEIPAPATGTVLKIVTQEGIAAKVGELLAIIGKPGETVDGGQLAVDSSTSAIKALTQPSPVTSRQLPTTSYQPRTTNRDLGFISPVVARIAAEHSVDLSQVNGTGLNGRITKNDMLSYVESQKSNVKGSGSATFQPANLTPETGTLGTLIKHTTMRKSIAAHMVESKHTSPHVLTVMEADMARVAKHRATNKAAFERDGVNLTFTAYFMMAIVAGLKAYPQTNSSWTNEGLLVHKNINLGMAVSLGEDGLIVPVIKKAEDLSLLAMARSVNDLANRARAKKLQPDEVKGGTFTLTNHGVSGSLFAFPVINQPQAGILGIGAMQKRVVVIDDAIAIRPMVYMSFVFDHRILDGASADWFLAKVKDTLENWS, encoded by the coding sequence ATGGCAACAAAAGTTTTAGTCCCAAGACTGGGCGAAGGGGTGGATGAAGTTACCGTCACAAAATGGCTCAAACAGGAAGGCGATTCCATCAATGAATTGGAACCGCTGCTCGAAGTGAATACCGACAAGGTAGATACGGAAATCCCTGCACCTGCAACGGGAACGGTTTTGAAGATTGTCACGCAGGAAGGGATTGCCGCCAAGGTCGGGGAATTACTTGCAATCATCGGGAAACCAGGGGAAACGGTGGACGGTGGACAGTTGGCAGTTGACAGCAGTACGTCTGCAATCAAAGCCTTAACCCAACCATCACCTGTTACTAGCCGCCAGCTACCAACCACCAGCTATCAACCACGAACTACCAACCGCGATCTCGGCTTCATCTCCCCCGTCGTCGCGCGGATCGCCGCTGAGCACAGCGTGGATTTGTCTCAAGTCAATGGCACAGGGCTGAACGGACGGATCACGAAGAATGATATGCTAAGTTATGTCGAAAGTCAAAAGTCGAACGTCAAAGGTTCAGGATCTGCAACCTTCCAACCTGCCAACCTGACACCTGAAACTGGAACACTTGGCACATTAATCAAACACACCACCATGCGGAAATCCATCGCCGCGCACATGGTCGAATCCAAGCATACCTCGCCGCATGTGTTGACCGTCATGGAAGCGGATATGGCACGCGTGGCAAAGCATCGCGCCACGAACAAAGCCGCCTTCGAGCGTGACGGCGTAAACCTGACCTTCACCGCTTACTTCATGATGGCAATCGTGGCGGGATTGAAAGCTTATCCACAAACCAACTCGTCATGGACGAATGAAGGCTTGCTCGTCCACAAGAACATCAACTTGGGAATGGCGGTCTCACTTGGAGAAGATGGCTTGATCGTACCGGTCATCAAGAAAGCGGAAGACCTGTCCCTGCTGGCGATGGCGCGTTCGGTCAACGATCTCGCCAATCGCGCCCGCGCAAAGAAACTCCAGCCTGATGAAGTCAAGGGCGGGACGTTCACATTGACCAATCACGGCGTGAGCGGATCGTTGTTCGCATTTCCAGTGATCAACCAGCCTCAGGCTGGAATCCTCGGCATCGGCGCGATGCAGAAGCGCGTGGTCGTCATTGATGATGCCATCGCCATCCGCCCGATGGTATACATGTCGTTCGTCTTCGACCACCGTATTCTCGACGGCGCGTCCGCGGATTGGTTTTTAGCCAAGGTGAAAGATACGCTCGAAAATTGGAGTTAA
- a CDS encoding MBL fold metallo-hydrolase, whose product MHRERVSENVYWFQSEIYAQVTAGVVVGPQWAVVIDTLALPEETLGMREFIEHELGVQVQYVINTHYHADHSWGNCFFPGATVISHANCRDYLIDNGIPSLDDARKQNPNLRQVKIVLPHLTFDSGEMALRVGKKNLIISPSFGHSNDGISVLVEEDRVLFAGDAFMPLPYIVDGDIDDLLASVKKIGKMGLENIIQGHGDIILRGEIDAAVKENLNYLTNIKKAVKSAGKRKNAEEQLEAITIEDCGKSRVYLGGLAETLHRRNLRALHRQMHGE is encoded by the coding sequence ATGCATCGAGAACGAGTATCAGAAAACGTCTATTGGTTTCAAAGTGAGATCTACGCGCAAGTCACAGCTGGCGTGGTCGTCGGTCCGCAATGGGCAGTCGTCATCGACACCCTGGCGCTTCCCGAAGAGACGCTTGGCATGCGCGAATTCATCGAGCACGAACTGGGCGTACAGGTTCAGTATGTCATCAACACCCACTATCACGCCGACCACTCCTGGGGAAATTGTTTCTTCCCCGGCGCAACCGTCATTAGCCATGCAAATTGCCGCGACTATCTCATCGATAACGGGATCCCATCCTTGGATGACGCCCGCAAACAGAATCCTAATCTGCGACAGGTAAAGATCGTTCTTCCCCACCTGACATTTGATTCCGGTGAAATGGCTCTTCGCGTCGGGAAGAAGAATCTCATCATCTCCCCCTCCTTCGGTCACAGCAACGATGGCATCTCCGTGCTGGTCGAGGAAGACCGCGTCCTGTTCGCGGGTGACGCCTTCATGCCTCTCCCCTACATCGTGGATGGCGACATCGATGACCTGCTCGCCTCGGTAAAAAAGATCGGGAAGATGGGGCTGGAAAACATCATCCAGGGTCATGGCGATATCATCCTGCGCGGCGAGATCGATGCGGCGGTCAAGGAAAACCTGAACTACCTGACGAACATCAAAAAGGCGGTCAAATCCGCTGGCAAGCGCAAGAATGCGGAAGAACAGCTCGAAGCGATCACCATTGAAGATTGCGGAAAGAGCCGCGTCTATCTGGGGGGCTTGGCAGAGACCCTGCACCGAAGGAATCTGCGCGCACTTCACCGCCAGATGCACGGCGAATAA
- a CDS encoding four helix bundle protein, whose translation MEKVSARNYRELIVWQDAIKIAKAVYQLTGEFPKQETYALADQLRRAAVSVPSNIAEGQARKSPGDFRRFLHIALGSLAEVDTQLVLAKEFGYLSKEDIDLMDEQIQNLRKKLYALINTLPSTTNR comes from the coding sequence ATGGAAAAAGTATCTGCAAGGAATTACCGCGAATTAATTGTCTGGCAGGATGCAATCAAAATTGCAAAAGCTGTCTATCAATTAACTGGGGAATTTCCAAAACAAGAAACCTACGCTCTCGCAGATCAACTCCGCCGCGCCGCTGTTTCAGTTCCGTCAAATATTGCAGAAGGTCAAGCAAGAAAGTCACCTGGGGACTTTCGTAGATTTTTACACATCGCTCTTGGCTCATTGGCTGAAGTAGATACGCAGCTAGTGTTAGCCAAAGAGTTTGGCTATTTGAGTAAGGAAGACATAGATCTCATGGATGAGCAAATTCAAAATTTACGCAAAAAACTTTACGCACTCATCAATACTTTACCATCAACTACCAACCGATAA
- a CDS encoding PLP-dependent aminotransferase family protein yields the protein MTTPLPIVQTDVPPDFIDFGVGNPQLDLLPLDMLRNAAAHRLSRNEKEFLQYGIEQGDGYFRAALANFLTPRCGFPVSHADLFVTTGISSALDLLCTLFTQPGDTVFVEEPTYFLALRIFADHGLRVASIPTDEAGLSIDALTDALKESTPKFIYVIPSFQNPSGHTLPPERRAQLIELAQKHNFLIIADEVYQFLGYTQTPPTSFGAHIDSGQVIAVNSFSKILAPGLRLGWLHTNPAIIQRIFTCGVLDSGGGMNPFTSAIVRSLIENGDLDKNISNLVNILGKRMQVMDASLRKHLPQAQYVTPHGGYFFWVRIPGMDAEDLQKKAATYNVGLRPGIRFSSRNGLNDYFRLSVSFYDEDQIEEGILRLRDCLKT from the coding sequence ATGACCACGCCCCTCCCCATCGTCCAAACCGACGTGCCGCCCGACTTCATAGACTTCGGCGTCGGCAACCCCCAACTCGACCTGCTGCCGTTGGACATGCTCCGCAACGCAGCGGCGCACCGTCTGAGCCGGAACGAAAAGGAATTCCTGCAATACGGCATCGAGCAGGGCGACGGCTACTTCCGCGCCGCACTGGCGAACTTCCTCACCCCGCGCTGCGGCTTCCCCGTCTCGCACGCTGACCTCTTCGTCACCACGGGCATCTCCTCCGCGCTGGACCTGCTCTGCACGCTCTTCACCCAGCCCGGGGATACGGTCTTCGTGGAGGAACCGACCTACTTCCTCGCCCTGCGCATCTTTGCGGATCACGGCTTGCGCGTCGCTTCGATTCCGACCGACGAAGCTGGTCTTTCCATAGACGCCTTAACCGACGCCCTGAAAGAATCCACGCCCAAGTTCATCTACGTCATTCCCTCCTTCCAAAACCCCAGCGGACATACCCTCCCGCCCGAACGCCGCGCACAACTCATCGAACTCGCGCAAAAACACAACTTCCTCATCATCGCGGACGAAGTCTATCAATTCCTCGGCTACACCCAAACCCCGCCGACCTCCTTCGGCGCACACATCGATTCGGGTCAGGTTATCGCGGTCAACTCCTTCTCGAAGATACTCGCCCCCGGTCTGCGGCTGGGATGGCTGCACACAAATCCCGCCATTATCCAACGTATCTTCACCTGCGGCGTGTTGGACAGCGGCGGCGGGATGAACCCATTCACCTCCGCCATCGTCCGCAGCCTGATCGAAAACGGCGACCTGGATAAAAATATTTCCAACCTTGTGAACATCCTCGGCAAACGCATGCAAGTCATGGATGCATCCCTGCGCAAACACCTGCCGCAAGCGCAATACGTCACCCCGCACGGCGGATATTTCTTCTGGGTGCGCATCCCCGGCATGGACGCGGAAGACTTACAGAAAAAAGCCGCAACCTACAACGTCGGTCTGCGCCCGGGCATCCGCTTCTCAAGCCGCAACGGGTTGAACGACTATTTCCGCTTGAGCGTTTCGTTTTATGATGAAGATCAAATTGAAGAAGGAATCCTCCGCCTGCGTGATTGCCTTAAAACATAA
- the lpdA gene encoding dihydrolipoyl dehydrogenase, producing MAENFDVVVIGAGPAGYVAAIRAAQLKQKVAIVDKQWIGGVCLNIGCIPSKSLLKNAEVAHTLRERGKDFGFSFENLKLDYSVAVKRSRQNSDRLTKGVGFLMKKNNIAVFMGEAKFKAKDTLNVTDKEGKVTELKAKNIIVATGASAMVPPAWKVDGEKVVTYWEAILQTTLPKSVVVIGSGAIGVEFSTIWNAYGVDVTIVEMLPRVVPLEDEEVSKELEKEFKKRKINILTGHKVESVEATATGVKVKVSAEGKETVLEADQALVAIGFRPNSKGLGLEEVGVQISERGFVEVDEKMQTNVPGIWAVGDVTGKLMLAHVGSAMGIVAAEHIGGHETVTLDYEMMPRATYSYPQVASFGLTEAQAKERGYEVKIGRFPFQPNGKALGLGDYAGFVKIVVDAKYGEILGAHMIGPEVTELLPELTLARMMELTPHEIARNVHAHPTLSEAIMEAAHGASGSPIHI from the coding sequence ATGGCAGAAAATTTTGATGTCGTTGTGATCGGCGCAGGACCCGCAGGCTACGTTGCCGCGATCCGTGCCGCACAACTGAAACAAAAAGTCGCGATCGTGGACAAACAATGGATAGGCGGCGTGTGCTTAAACATCGGCTGTATCCCGTCCAAGTCCCTGCTCAAGAATGCGGAAGTGGCGCACACCCTGCGCGAACGCGGCAAGGACTTTGGCTTCTCGTTCGAGAACTTGAAGTTGGATTACAGCGTGGCGGTCAAACGCTCGCGCCAGAACTCGGATCGCCTCACCAAAGGCGTCGGCTTTCTGATGAAGAAGAACAACATCGCTGTCTTCATGGGCGAAGCGAAGTTCAAAGCGAAGGACACGCTCAATGTGACCGACAAGGAGGGCAAGGTCACTGAGCTGAAGGCGAAGAACATCATCGTCGCCACGGGCGCGAGCGCGATGGTCCCGCCCGCCTGGAAAGTGGACGGCGAGAAGGTCGTCACCTACTGGGAGGCGATCCTGCAAACGACATTACCCAAGTCTGTGGTGGTGATCGGTTCCGGCGCCATCGGCGTGGAATTTTCCACCATCTGGAATGCCTATGGCGTGGATGTGACCATCGTCGAGATGCTGCCGCGCGTGGTTCCGCTTGAAGATGAAGAGGTTTCAAAGGAACTCGAAAAGGAATTCAAGAAGCGCAAGATCAACATCCTGACCGGACACAAGGTCGAATCGGTTGAAGCGACGGCGACGGGCGTGAAGGTCAAAGTGTCGGCGGAAGGAAAAGAAACGGTGCTCGAAGCAGACCAGGCGTTGGTCGCGATCGGGTTCCGTCCCAATTCCAAAGGCTTGGGCTTGGAAGAGGTCGGTGTACAGATCAGCGAGCGCGGATTTGTCGAAGTCGATGAAAAGATGCAGACCAATGTCCCCGGCATTTGGGCGGTCGGCGATGTGACCGGCAAACTGATGCTGGCACATGTTGGCTCGGCGATGGGAATTGTCGCGGCGGAACACATCGGCGGGCATGAAACGGTCACGCTTGATTACGAAATGATGCCGCGTGCCACGTATTCCTACCCGCAGGTGGCATCGTTCGGTCTGACCGAAGCGCAGGCGAAGGAACGCGGCTACGAGGTCAAGATCGGGCGCTTCCCCTTCCAGCCGAACGGCAAGGCGCTCGGACTTGGCGATTACGCGGGCTTTGTCAAGATCGTTGTGGATGCGAAGTACGGCGAGATCCTTGGCGCGCACATGATCGGTCCCGAAGTGACCGAATTACTGCCCGAACTGACGCTGGCTCGCATGATGGAATTGACCCCGCACGAGATCGCGCGCAACGTGCATGCGCACCCGACACTCTCCGAAGCCATCATGGAAGCGGCGCACGGCGCAAGCGGTTCACCGATCCATATCTAA
- a CDS encoding dienelactone hydrolase family protein: MSIQTSEIELNVNNKKVKAYLANGGGPGVLLLHAWWGLKPAFKEMCDHIATQGYTVLAPDMRDGQIATTIDEAKALMEKSDGDFIGQVVFTAKDHLREITTGKIGLVGFSMGAAWALIVASTTPDQIGATVLFYGNEGVDYSKVTAKVMGHYSDNDEWEPNEFVENTFAEFKKAGVDATLHIYTGVAHWFMESDRPEYDSAAAQLAWSRTFEFLKKNL, encoded by the coding sequence ATGTCCATACAAACTTCTGAAATCGAATTGAACGTGAACAACAAAAAGGTAAAGGCGTATCTCGCGAACGGCGGCGGACCCGGCGTTTTGCTTCTGCATGCGTGGTGGGGGTTGAAACCCGCCTTCAAGGAAATGTGCGATCATATCGCCACACAGGGATATACCGTGCTCGCGCCCGACATGCGTGATGGTCAGATCGCGACGACCATCGATGAAGCCAAGGCGTTGATGGAGAAAAGCGATGGCGATTTTATTGGTCAGGTCGTGTTCACCGCGAAAGATCATCTGCGCGAAATAACGACCGGCAAGATCGGCCTGGTCGGTTTTTCGATGGGCGCGGCGTGGGCGTTGATCGTCGCGTCAACCACACCGGATCAGATTGGCGCAACCGTTCTTTTTTACGGCAACGAAGGCGTGGATTACTCAAAGGTCACCGCCAAGGTGATGGGACATTACAGCGATAACGACGAATGGGAGCCGAACGAGTTTGTGGAAAATACCTTCGCGGAATTCAAGAAAGCCGGTGTGGACGCGACGCTTCACATCTACACGGGAGTTGCCCATTGGTTCATGGAATCCGACCGCCCCGAATACGACTCCGCTGCCGCGCAGTTGGCTTGGAGCCGGACGTTTGAGTTCTTAAAGAAAAATCTGTAG